The following are encoded together in the Phragmites australis chromosome 19, lpPhrAust1.1, whole genome shotgun sequence genome:
- the LOC133900699 gene encoding ubiquitin-like protein 5 has protein sequence MIEVVLNDRLGKKVRVKCNEDDTIGDLKKLVAAQTGTRPEKIRIQKWYNIYKDHITLKDYEIHDGMGLELYYN, from the coding sequence ATGATCGAGGTGGTGCTCAACGACCGGCTGGGGAAGAAGGTGCGGGTCAAGTGCAACGAGGACGACACCATCGGCGACCTCAAGAAGCTGGTGGCGGCGCAGACGGGGACCAGGCCCGAGAAGATCCGCATCCAGAAGTGGTACAACATCTACAAGGACCACATCACCCTCAAGGACTACGAGATCCACGACGGAATGGGCCTCGAGCTCTACTACAACTAG